The DNA segment TACAGCTCCGTGATTGGCGTCCTTGCCGACGGGGAGAACGAGCAAGCCCAGAAACCCAGCCCCGCCCGTAACCCCCACCCGCACCCCCGTGCACACCAATTGGCGCCCACGCGCCCCTTCCCTTGAGGTCGCCCTCCGCGCAGGAGCGCCCGCCGCGCAGGCGAAACCCACCACCCACCCAACACAACAAACATGAAGACCCAACCACCTCACCACCGCAACACCCGGCGCCGTACCAACTCCCCCACACGAGACCCACCTGACCAGGCCGAACCCGCACTCTAGACAAAGAGTCCAACGGTAGACAGACCGTCTAAAGCACCCAAAGAGAAGCCCTCACGCACCCAGCCGGCGCGCCGCCTCATCCGAGGCGACCGGCGCAACGACCGGCGGCTCGGTGGACCATGGAAACTCGATCCACCGGTCGGTTCGCTTCCACACGTACTCGCACTTCACCAGCGACCGCGGCTTCTCGTAGAGCACCGCGCACCTGGTCTCGGCCACGTGGTCGGCGCAGAAGTCGCGTACCAGCCGCAGCGTCTCGCCGGTGTCGGCCACATCGTCGGCGACGAGTACGCGCGCGCCTTTGAGGTCGACGGCCTGCGGCACCGGCGGCAGCACGACCGGCATCTCCAACCGCTGGTCGACACCGGTGTAGAACTCGACGTTCATGGTGTGCAGGTTCTTCACGCTCAGCGCGTAGCCGAGCGCGCCGGCCGGGAACAGGCCGCCGCGGGTGATCGCCAGGATCAGGTCGGGCCGGAAGCCGTCCGCCGCCACGAGCTCGGCCAGCCGCCGGCTGGCCTGGCCGAAGACCTGCCAGGTCAGGATCTCGCGCTCGTCCATCTCTCCCCCTCGCCGGTGTCGGACCAATCCTCGCATCGAGCCGGAGGACAACGGGGACGAGCCATATCAGGGACCAATCAGGGTCAATCCCGATGCCGGAACGGGCCTTTCGGCGCGATGCTGGAAGCACAAAAGAAAGCGCCTGATGCACCCGAAAGGACACATAGCCATGGACTCCGTGCACGACTCGTTTCGCAGCCAGGGCCTCGTACGTCCGCGCGAAGGCCGCCTGCTCGGCGGTGTCTGCGCCGGCCTGGCCCGCCGGTTCGGCCTCGACCCGTGGCTCGGCCGGCTGCTGTTCGTCCTCATCCTGCTGGCGATCCCCGGCAGCCAGATCCTGATCTACCCCGTCCTGTGGATCCTGATGCCGTCCGAGGAGACCACCACGGTCCCCTCCACCCCGGTCGCCAGCTGACCCCACATAGACGTTTTCGGAACGACCCTTTCCGCGCGTGGAAAGGGTCGTTTCGATATTCACGCGCGTCGCGGTGTCAGCACGTCGTGTGCGAGGCCGACGAGCTCGGCGGCGAAACCGGGACGCGCGCGCAGCCGGCCGGATCGCGACAGGTCGTTGATGATCGTCAGCGCGGCGTGTACGGCGATCTTCGCCTCCGGCGCGGTCGCCCCGGACAGCTCGACCTGCAGCTCGACCCACTGCGCCACGTACGCGCGCTGGATCCGCAGCGACTCCTGGCGGTTGCGTTCGGGCAGGTGCGCCAGCTCGCGGTTGTAGACGTGCAACAGCTCGCCGTGCTCCATCACCACCTCGACGTACGACCCGATCAGCCGATCGAGCGCCTCCGCCGGTGACGCGGCGCCGGACAGCGCCCGCGACGCGCCGAGGCTGAGCTGATCGGCCAACCGGCCGCAACCAGCCATCAGCAGGTCGGCCTTGCTGGCGAAATGCCGGTAGACACTGGGTCCGGCGATGCCGGCCGCGGCGCCGATGTCCTCCATGCTGACCGATCGATAACCACGCTGGACGAACAGCTCGGTCGCGGCGGCCAGGATCTGCTCGCGGCGTGTCGACGGCGTGACCGGTGCCGTCGCGTCGACCACCTCGGCAGCCACCGCCGGCACGCGCGTACTCGCGCAGACCGCACCCGCCAGCTGCGCCAACAACCAGACGAACCGGCGTTTTGGCAGGCTGGCGTGGTGGTCGGCGACACTGCCGAGCACGCTCAACGCGGCCGTACACAGCAGCTCGGCGTCGACCGCCGGCAGCTCCGGCCGCGCCAGCGCCAGCTCACCGGCCCACCGCTGGATGAACTTGCGTCCCCGTTGCCGCACCTCGTTGCGCGCGGCCTCGTCCAGATGCCTGGCCTGCCACCGCCAGAGCGCGGCGATCCCCCGCCGTTGTACGGAAAGCTCGGCGAGTGCCAGCACGACCGCGTCCAGCCGCCCGGCCGGCGCACCACCGCCGGCCAGCGCCTCCTCGACCGCCTCGTCCATGGTCTCCTGGCCGGTCAGCAGCACCTGCGCCAACAGGTCCTGTTTACCGGCGAAATGGCGATAGAGCGCGGGGCCGGTGATGCCGGCCGCGGTGGCGATGTCCTCGATGCTGACCGCCTGATAGCCGCGCTGTGCGAACAGGTCGGCGGCCAGCTCGACCAGCTGCCGCCGCCGGTTGGCCGGACGACGGCTCGGCCGCACTGAATCCATTCCGCCTCCCCATCCCGCCGAAGTGAACGACTGTGGAGCTCACCATAGCTGTCCAGATCCCTTGACAGCCACCAGAACTCCGGCGCTATGTTAATCCGCATTAGCGTCATGCAGGGAGAGGCCGAGGTGACTCAGACGTACGGAGCTTCGCATCCGGCGGCCTATCGGTCGCCGTGGCTGGACGACGACCTGCGCGCGGTCGGCGAGTTGGCGCGCACGTTCTTCACCAAGGAGGTGGCGCCGCGCGAGGAGGAGTTCGCCGAACAGGGGTTTCCGGACCGCCAGCTCTGGCGGCGCGCCGGCGAGCTCGGCCTGGCCGGCATGTCGATCCCGGAGGACTACGGCGGCGGTGGCGGCACCTTCGCGCACGAGGCCGTCCTCTACACCGAGCAGATCAAGGCCGGCGCGCCATCGCTGCAACTGGCGGTGCATTCCGGCATCGTGCCGCATTACATCGTCGCGTACGGCACCGAGGAGCAAAAGCGGCGCTGGCTGCCGAAGCTCGCCAGCGGTGAGTACGTCGGCGCGATCGCGATGACCGAGCCGGGCACCGGATCGGACCTGCAGTCGATCACCACGCGCGCCATTCCGGACGGCGACGAATACGTGATCAGCGGCGCCAAAACCTTCATCACCAACGGCCACCTGGCCGACCTGGTGATCATCGCGGCGAAGACCGATCCCGGCGAAGGTGCCAAAGGCGTGTCGCTGATCGTCGCCGAGGTTTCCGACGACACCGAGGGTTTCCAGCGCGGCCGGCTGCTGAGGAAAATCGGCCAGCACAGCCAGGACACCGCCGAGCTGTTCTTCGACGGTTTGCGCGTACCCAGGGAAAACCTGATCGGCACCGAGGAAGGCCAGGGCTTCTTCCAGCTGATGATGCAGCTGCCGCAGGAAAGGCTGATCATCGCGGTCGCCGCCATCGGCGTCATCGAGGCCGCCGTGGAGGCGGCCACCGCGTACACGAAAGAGCGGCAGGCCTTCGGAAAACCGTTGTTCGCCATGCAGAACACGCGATTCGAGCTGGCCGACTGCGCGACCATCGCACGGATCGGCCGCGTTTTCGTGGACGACTGCATCGTCAAGCACCTGCGCGGTGAGCTCGACGTGTCCACCGCGGCGATGGCCAAGTCGTGGCTGTCCGAGCAACAGTGCGAAGTGGTCGACCGGTGCCTACAGTTGTTCGGTGGATACGGCTACATGCTGGAATATCCGATCGCCCGGATGTTCACCGACAGCCGCGTCCAGAAGATCTACGGTGGCGCGAATGAGGTGATGAAGGAGCTCGTCTCCCGTACGCTCTGATTCGCCTTGCCTGGAAGGAAAAGGTCATGCCTGAAGCATTCATCTACGACGCCGTCCGTACGCCTCGGGGACGCGGCAAGAAAACCGGCTCGCTGCACGGCGTCAAGCCGATCTCGCTGGTCGTCGGCCTGATCGACGAGCTGCGCCGGCGCCATCCGGATCTGGACCCGGCGGCGATCGACGACATCATCCTCGGCGTCGTCTCGCCGATCGGCGACCAGGGCTCGGACATCGCCAAGATCTCCGCGATCGCCGCCGGCCTGCCGGACACCGTCGCCGGCGTACAGCTCAACCGGTTCTGCGCGTCCGGCCTGGAGGCGGTCAACTCGGCGGCACAGAAGGTACGCGCCGGCTGGGACAAGCTGATTCTCGCCGGCGGTGTCGAGTCGATGTCGCGCGTGCCGATGGGCTCGGACGGCGGC comes from the Fodinicola acaciae genome and includes:
- a CDS encoding TetR/AcrR family transcriptional regulator, translated to MDSVRPSRRPANRRRQLVELAADLFAQRGYQAVSIEDIATAAGITGPALYRHFAGKQDLLAQVLLTGQETMDEAVEEALAGGGAPAGRLDAVVLALAELSVQRRGIAALWRWQARHLDEAARNEVRQRGRKFIQRWAGELALARPELPAVDAELLCTAALSVLGSVADHHASLPKRRFVWLLAQLAGAVCASTRVPAVAAEVVDATAPVTPSTRREQILAAATELFVQRGYRSVSMEDIGAAAGIAGPSVYRHFASKADLLMAGCGRLADQLSLGASRALSGAASPAEALDRLIGSYVEVVMEHGELLHVYNRELAHLPERNRQESLRIQRAYVAQWVELQVELSGATAPEAKIAVHAALTIINDLSRSGRLRARPGFAAELVGLAHDVLTPRRA
- a CDS encoding PspC domain-containing protein, whose amino-acid sequence is MDSVHDSFRSQGLVRPREGRLLGGVCAGLARRFGLDPWLGRLLFVLILLAIPGSQILIYPVLWILMPSEETTTVPSTPVAS
- a CDS encoding acyl-CoA dehydrogenase family protein; translated protein: MQGEAEVTQTYGASHPAAYRSPWLDDDLRAVGELARTFFTKEVAPREEEFAEQGFPDRQLWRRAGELGLAGMSIPEDYGGGGGTFAHEAVLYTEQIKAGAPSLQLAVHSGIVPHYIVAYGTEEQKRRWLPKLASGEYVGAIAMTEPGTGSDLQSITTRAIPDGDEYVISGAKTFITNGHLADLVIIAAKTDPGEGAKGVSLIVAEVSDDTEGFQRGRLLRKIGQHSQDTAELFFDGLRVPRENLIGTEEGQGFFQLMMQLPQERLIIAVAAIGVIEAAVEAATAYTKERQAFGKPLFAMQNTRFELADCATIARIGRVFVDDCIVKHLRGELDVSTAAMAKSWLSEQQCEVVDRCLQLFGGYGYMLEYPIARMFTDSRVQKIYGGANEVMKELVSRTL
- a CDS encoding phosphoribosyltransferase; protein product: MDEREILTWQVFGQASRRLAELVAADGFRPDLILAITRGGLFPAGALGYALSVKNLHTMNVEFYTGVDQRLEMPVVLPPVPQAVDLKGARVLVADDVADTGETLRLVRDFCADHVAETRCAVLYEKPRSLVKCEYVWKRTDRWIEFPWSTEPPVVAPVASDEAARRLGA